In Numida meleagris isolate 19003 breed g44 Domestic line chromosome 19, NumMel1.0, whole genome shotgun sequence, the sequence TTTAATACAGTCACAGTATTGGGGAGGAATGTTCTTTTGGCAAGTTAAGATGCAACACAAACGCTCCAACTCGAGTTTATTGCTGGTCTAGCCTTTCTAGTTACTTGCTTACAGCTTTGCAGCCTGCTTCCACAAATGAAGATTAACCAGAGAATTCTGACCTGCCCAGCAAGACAATCCTGCCTTTGGTAGCAAGCTGTAAACCTACTAAGCCAATGATACTCATAGTTCTAGAactatggaagaaaaaaaggaaaaaaatgctttcaaaaaagcCCAGATTTAAGCCtgttatattcattttttaatataaaaaccACTTTGCGCTTTAGAGTAGTTAAGTTACTCCAGCAGAAATGCTATAAAATCAAAGTTTTAGCTGAATgtctaaaaaacaaaacaaaaaaaagggggcttttcctgctttgtaCCACACCATCTGATctcatattttcaaattcagGATACAAATTAAAGCTTTATGCCTCATTACTTATTTCTTAGGCCATTCACTCCTGCAAGAGAAAAAACCAACTTCTGAAGAACTAACGTAACACTAATGGCCTGACAAGTAGGAAAAACGTTCCGTAATAGTGTGCAAGGTAATAGGAGAGTTCTAGTCTTAATCTCTTGAACTAGATCTTGATCGTGAGCGAGACTTTGAACGAGATCTGGAACGGGACCTCGATGCAGCTCTTTTGGGTGGTGACTCTGAACGAGCCTTGGCAGATGGCTGCTGCTGCGGAGAATTGGAACGAGACCTACTCCTTGACCTGGATTTAGACTTAGTATCTCCTTTACCATTTTCTTTGGGAGACCGAGACCTGGACCTGGACCGAGACTTCTCTGACTTCTCCTTGGATCTGCTGTGAGAACGCGAACCCCTGTCAGACTTGGGTTTCGATTTGCTCTTTGATCTAGACTTCCTGCTTTTAGATCTGGAACGTGAGCGGTCTTTGCTTCGTGACCTGGATTTAGACcttccaaaaagaaagatgGTTTATTCCGCATGAACTGAAATATACTTACAGCTGTTTTAAGTAGTTACTAATTAATAAACAACGAATCTCGTACTAGCAGAAAGCAATGGATCACTTACCTTGAACGACTTTTAGAGACACTACGGGACCTGCTGCGGCTGCTCCTACTTCTACGACTTCTGCTTCTAGATCGTCTTCTAGATCGTGACCTAGAAACATATTCAAAATACAAGCCAGTCCTTATTGTTTATTTGGTGTGCCCTGTTATGCTATTAATCACAGAAAAACTGTTAAAGAACTTCTCAAAGCAACCACATCAAGACATACCACTCATCCACCTAAACTCAATAAAGTGTCAATTAATGATAACATGTAAAAATTCTCATACCCTACTTTGCTGTATTATATAAAACAACTCAACATTCTGTGTGATTACTCACCATTCCTAGAACACCAATTGAAGGTAACCAACCACAGCAGGTCAGGCTATGTATATATACTTTTAGTTTAATTTAACTTGTCTCGATGCAGACTGACATATCCCACAAGTTACCTTGATCTGCTGCAAGAGTAAGATCGCCTATGGCTTGACCGTGGCTTGTCTTCAACCAGCCTGATCTTCCTTCCATTTATCTCTGTGCCATCCAGTTTGTCCAGGGCACGTTTCATGTCTGAGTACGATCGGAACTCAATTACTCCTTCATTTGTACGTTCTTTGTGAGCATCTGCATACGTCACCTCACCAGCTTGCCTCATAAAATCCTTTTGAGAGTAAATGGAAAATTACACAACTATTTCATGTTTGCACTCTGCAATCACATTAGCTTAAGACAAGTCTGAGCAAGCGTTAAAAGCAGTGTGTGCCAACACTCATGTGCACATGCTTCTCAATCACTTCTACctaaatcaaaataaacatttacatAAAAAGGAAGCTACTGCCCACTACTGATCACAACACATTCTACGATAGAACATTAATACATACTTTCAAATCCTGCCAACTACAGCGACTGGAAAGGTTTTCAACAATCAGTCTGTGCTCTGTACGAACAGGTGGTCCATACTTATCTCTTCCAGATTGTCTCCGACTGCTATATCCGCCACCACCCCCACCTTTATtgtacaaagaaataaagttaGAATGTCTCCTAGCACGAAGAAAATTAAAACGTTCTGAAAAAGTTAGTTAAACAGTTATATTTACTGGAGTAGGACTTTATTTCTCTACACCTCCAATAAACTTGCAATTTTGCCATACTATATATTAATGGCAAATCAAACAGACTGAAATCCTACAAGTCTGTCTTCCTAAGATCTGTTAGAGAGTGACTGCTCCTTATTAGATTCACCTTGctaagttttattttacagaacattgtaaaatataaaacttAACTGATTACATGCATTTCTACATTTTACAAAAACGTTTACTAGTTACACTAAGTACTTACATCACAGTATGAggtttttggtggtggtttggCCACAAAACACGCAAGGTAACAGTCACCTAGTTCAGTTTAACCAGTTTTGTCTAACCCTTGGAATCCTCACCATCACCCTGCGTCTAATGGCAAAAGGCTGCTGTCGTCATGGCTTCCGGTAAGGTCAGCCAAAGGGTCATAGGGCAAGGGTCACACAATGTATGGAAAAGCCATGGCCAATCAGGAAAGGCAGTCATCTTAGCCTCAGTGGACACAGCCTCAGCCCCACTGGTCACTTTTAAATTGAAACATCAAGGACTTGTTAAAAAGTTTGAAATTGAACATGCAACAATTTTAAACAACATACATTCGATTCTTTTAAACAGACAGATTCCCATCCCCCCAAACACCAAAATTCTAGAAATTACTGAAAAGCGAACCACAGTACTTCAATTACAGTACCGGGCATGTTAATTTacacacagctcagctcctcAAGAAACTACACGAGTTAGCTGAACTTTGAAAAGTTTACAACATCCCCCACTGAATACACCAGATTCCTGCTTGAAATCCACCCCCACCCATCACCACCGCTTCTACCCCAATTAAGCAACGATATTTATTCATTAACATTAGCGATGGAACATCGTTTTATCTAAGCACTCCTATAAGCAAGGAGCCTTTAGGTTAGCAGAGCACATTATTTCTAAGCTACGAGAAACCCTCTCTAGAAGAAGGCCCCAATTTTGCAGCCAGAATTGCTCCGCTTACTTGCGTGCGCATATTTCTTAGGGGGTACTTGTGCGCAGCGCTGGCGCCAGGACAAACCGCAGGCAGCGCTCCCAGCGGTGCGCCAGGTACCCCCGCCGCACAGACACTGACTCCCACCCACtgccccgcccgcccgcccgcccgcccccgccCGCCCCTCACCCCCGCAGCTACGCGCAGAACGGACCGTACTCACTGCGGCTGCTGTAGCTATACCCATCCCTGTCACGGCGGGGGCCGCGGGCGTGCTCCACGATCACGCGCTCCCCGCACAGATCCTTGCCGTTCAGCTCGTAAACGGCATCGTCGGCGTCGCGGGAGTCCTCAAACTCCACGAAGCCGTAACTGGGTGAAGAGGAACCGCTCCATCAGCCCCCACCCCGCCCGCCGGCAGCTCCCGGAGCCGGGACAATGGGGGCCGCCCCGCCGCAGcgcccccgctccccccgcgccGCCGCCATTTTGAGGCGGGCGCCACGCGGCAGCGGCGAGAGGCGCGGGCCCGGCCGCCAGTATGGGGgaggggcggccccgcggggcggggggggggggggggaggacgCGCCCGGGCGCTCGTAGGCCGCTCCCAGCCCGCGGACGGCGCTCACCCGTTTTTGAGGTCGACCTCGAGCAGGCGGCCGTAGCCGCTGAAGAAGCGCTGGATGTCCTTTTCCCGGACGTGGTAGCTTAGGCGGCCGATGTACACGCGAGGCATGTCCGCGGCCgaagggggagggaaggggagaggggaaggaaaggaggagaaaaagagaagtagagagagagagagagagagagaaaaagagaaagaggcgAGTGCAGAGCGGGGAGAGCACACCAACAAGCTCACAAGCTGCGCCGCCGCGGCCTGCTCCGCAGCACAATggcgcccgccgcccgccgccgcttTTATAGCGGGGGGCGGGGCCGGAGCGGACGTTACGGCGAAAGCGGGCAGGGGGCGGGGCCGCGGCGACGACATCACCGCGCTGCCCCAGTGGGCGGGGGGAAGTGAGGTGGATTAGGCGGTGTGTCTGTGCGTGTACGCGTCCTTCCGTTCGCCGTGCGGGGGCTGCCTTCGCGCATGCGCGGGGCATTGGGGCCTTTGGGAGTGCTGTGCCGCCTATGCGAAGCGGTGTCTCCCGGTcgtgtggctgtgctgctctttcGGGTCTGGGGCTTTCCCGCACAGCTTGTCCCGGCGGCTGCAAGTGCTCTGATGCTGCTTCCGTCGCTGCTGAGCCGGCCGTAGCTCCGTCGCCGGCCGCCCCCCACCCCGTGACTTGTCATTTTCCACTCGCGCTCTTCAAGAGGATAAAGATTCAGTAacccaaattttaaaa encodes:
- the SRSF6 gene encoding serine/arginine-rich splicing factor 6 isoform X2, with the translated sequence MPRVYIGRLSYHVREKDIQRFFSGYGRLLEVDLKNGYGFVEFEDSRDADDAVYELNGKDLCGERVIVEHARGPRRDRDGYSYSSRSGGGGGYSSRRQSGRDKYGPPVRTEHRLIVENLSSRCSWQDLKDFMRQAGEVTYADAHKERTNEGVIEFRSYSDMKRALDKLDGTEINGRKIRLVEDKPRSSHRRSYSCSRSRSRSRRRSRSRSRRSRSSRSRSRSVSKSRSRSKSRSRSKDRSRSRSKSRKSRSKSKSKPKSDRGSRSHSRSKEKSEKSRSRSRSRSPKENGKGDTKSKSRSRSRSRSNSPQQQPSAKARSESPPKRAASRSRSRSRSKSRSRSRSSSRD
- the SRSF6 gene encoding serine/arginine-rich splicing factor 6 isoform X1, which encodes MPRVYIGRLSYHVREKDIQRFFSGYGRLLEVDLKNGYGFVEFEDSRDADDAVYELNGKDLCGERVIVEHARGPRRDRDGYSYSSRSEYGGGGGGYSSRRQSGRDKYGPPVRTEHRLIVENLSSRCSWQDLKDFMRQAGEVTYADAHKERTNEGVIEFRSYSDMKRALDKLDGTEINGRKIRLVEDKPRSSHRRSYSCSRSRSRSRRRSRSRSRRSRSSRSRSRSVSKSRSRSKSRSRSKDRSRSRSKSRKSRSKSKSKPKSDRGSRSHSRSKEKSEKSRSRSRSRSPKENGKGDTKSKSRSRSRSRSNSPQQQPSAKARSESPPKRAASRSRSRSRSKSRSRSRSSSRD